A region from the Ralstonia pickettii genome encodes:
- a CDS encoding type VI secretion system Vgr family protein: protein MVSPTELANLLRASFSQADRLLRLETPLGPNALLPEKVDVAEHIDAGGFRVELTALSDNADIDSAKLLGQPVRLDLLTQQSRSALRPFHGHVTRFQQVGANGGLVRYRLVIEPWLAFLRHRQDSFLFQDMSVIEVIDSLFGDYQGQGRLVPAWRWALRDSAVYTRRSVITQYDESDFDFVKRLLAEEGLFYFFEHEAKDGDALGVHRMVIADSNDVFSDNAQASIRFGRADATATEDVIDRWQGARRWQTNAVSIASWDYRANAKRTAHLGAQQQSNDGPQLTLQDTDYPGQYWFEDNNQAQRVARLMMEALELRDKQFDGEGTARTLATGTRFQLLDHFDHDDGEQRFAVLAVTHQARNNFNDRFGQMLTETLGTLRGGDVLAAGSNRGAGDDAPFYRNHFTVVRDNVPVRPQQSDEQGRALHPRPTVNGSQTALVVGAEGPVHTDRDHRIKVQFHWQRGARSASRQSHPAGDDNARASAGLGAWVRVTAPVAGPNWGGVAVPRVGQEVLVEFLQGDIDRPVVVGAAYNGSGQTDAQYNQNQAGAAGATGNAPAWFAGDNKSQGAYAHNAVLSGIKTQALAGSQSGSSGYNQLVFDDSEGQGRTQLSTTQAASGLVLGHHKEQIDSARQADLGHGAALATDDSGAVRAGAGLLLTAHSASTSASLQDSEAAASQIDAASDLAESLADAAQKQKAGLADEPAAKELPALKQLRHTTEVLRHTESAGEGAQAVAYSEPHLQVSAPKGIVTTTPADAVLVAGTQATLIAKQDTNVAAGGNLSVAVTEGLSLYAHGKSLGQAGDAAPGIAMHAASGKVGLSSLKGESHLVAEKAVTVASTQGNVTAEAKQHVLVNAAGAQIKVTNGTIELHAPGMVTFKGAGHRFVGPGGAGADNSLAGGNLKGCSPAAEGAAREQSALVPLG from the coding sequence ATGGTCTCTCCGACCGAGTTGGCAAACCTGCTACGTGCGTCGTTCTCCCAGGCCGACAGGCTGCTGCGCCTGGAAACGCCGCTAGGGCCGAACGCGCTTCTGCCTGAAAAGGTGGACGTTGCTGAGCACATCGACGCAGGCGGCTTCCGAGTGGAACTGACGGCGCTGTCCGACAACGCGGACATCGATTCGGCCAAGCTGCTCGGCCAGCCCGTGCGGCTTGACTTGCTGACCCAGCAGAGCCGAAGCGCACTGCGGCCGTTCCATGGCCACGTCACGCGCTTCCAGCAGGTGGGGGCCAACGGTGGCCTGGTGCGCTATCGGCTGGTGATCGAACCGTGGCTCGCCTTCCTGCGCCATCGGCAAGACAGCTTCCTGTTCCAGGACATGTCGGTCATCGAGGTGATCGACAGCCTGTTTGGCGACTACCAGGGCCAAGGCCGCCTCGTGCCCGCCTGGCGCTGGGCCCTGCGCGACAGCGCGGTCTACACGCGCCGCAGCGTCATCACGCAATACGACGAAAGCGACTTCGATTTCGTCAAGCGGCTGCTGGCCGAAGAAGGGCTGTTCTATTTCTTCGAGCACGAAGCCAAAGACGGCGATGCACTGGGCGTGCACCGCATGGTCATTGCAGATTCGAATGACGTGTTTTCCGACAACGCACAGGCGAGCATCCGCTTTGGCCGCGCAGATGCCACCGCCACCGAAGACGTGATCGACCGCTGGCAAGGCGCCCGCCGTTGGCAGACCAATGCCGTATCGATTGCCAGTTGGGACTACCGCGCCAACGCCAAGCGCACGGCGCATCTCGGGGCGCAGCAGCAAAGCAACGACGGCCCGCAGCTGACGTTGCAAGACACCGATTACCCCGGTCAGTACTGGTTTGAAGACAACAACCAGGCACAGCGCGTCGCGCGGCTGATGATGGAAGCGCTGGAGCTACGCGACAAGCAGTTCGACGGCGAAGGTACGGCCCGCACATTGGCGACCGGCACGCGCTTCCAGTTGCTCGATCACTTCGATCATGACGATGGCGAGCAGCGCTTTGCTGTGCTGGCCGTCACCCACCAGGCGCGCAACAACTTTAACGACCGCTTCGGCCAGATGCTGACCGAAACACTGGGCACGCTGCGCGGCGGCGATGTGCTGGCCGCAGGCAGCAACCGCGGCGCAGGCGACGACGCGCCGTTCTATCGGAACCACTTCACTGTCGTGCGCGACAACGTGCCCGTGCGCCCGCAGCAGAGCGACGAGCAAGGCCGCGCGCTGCATCCACGCCCGACCGTCAACGGCAGCCAGACCGCGTTGGTGGTGGGTGCGGAAGGGCCCGTGCACACCGATCGGGACCATCGGATCAAAGTGCAGTTTCATTGGCAACGCGGCGCTCGGTCGGCCAGCCGCCAATCGCATCCGGCCGGCGACGACAACGCGCGTGCCAGCGCAGGCCTTGGCGCATGGGTGCGCGTGACCGCGCCCGTGGCCGGCCCGAACTGGGGCGGCGTGGCGGTGCCGCGCGTCGGCCAGGAGGTGCTGGTCGAATTCCTGCAAGGCGACATCGATCGGCCCGTTGTGGTGGGCGCCGCCTACAACGGCAGCGGCCAGACCGACGCGCAATACAACCAGAACCAGGCCGGCGCAGCCGGCGCCACCGGCAACGCGCCGGCGTGGTTTGCCGGCGACAACAAGAGCCAGGGCGCCTACGCCCACAACGCAGTGCTGTCCGGCATCAAGACGCAGGCGCTGGCCGGCAGCCAGTCGGGCTCGTCGGGTTACAACCAACTCGTCTTCGATGATTCCGAAGGGCAGGGCCGCACGCAGCTCAGCACCACGCAGGCGGCAAGCGGCCTCGTGCTCGGCCATCACAAGGAACAGATCGACAGCGCGCGGCAGGCCGATCTAGGCCACGGAGCAGCGCTCGCGACGGACGACAGCGGCGCCGTGCGCGCCGGTGCCGGCCTGCTGCTCACCGCGCACAGCGCGAGCACCAGCGCCTCGCTGCAGGACAGCGAAGCTGCCGCCAGCCAGATCGATGCAGCGAGCGACCTCGCCGAATCCCTCGCCGACGCGGCGCAGAAGCAGAAAGCCGGCCTGGCCGACGAACCCGCCGCCAAGGAACTCCCCGCGCTCAAGCAACTGCGCCACACCACCGAAGTGCTGCGCCACACCGAGAGCGCGGGTGAAGGCGCGCAGGCCGTTGCCTACAGCGAACCGCATCTGCAAGTCTCGGCGCCCAAGGGCATCGTCACAACAACACCGGCCGATGCAGTGCTGGTCGCGGGCACGCAGGCCACGTTGATCGCCAAGCAAGACACCAACGTCGCCGCGGGCGGCAATCTCTCAGTGGCGGTGACCGAGGGGCTGAGCCTCTATGCGCACGGCAAATCGCTCGGGCAGGCCGGGGATGCCGCACCGGGCATCGCCATGCATGCCGCAAGCGGCAAGGTGGGGCTTTCGAGCCTCAAGGGCGAGAGCCATCTCGTGGCCGAGAAGGCTGTGACGGTTGCCTCCACGCAGGGCAACGTCACTGCTGAGGCGAAGCAGCACGTGCTCGTCAATGCGGCCGGTGCGCAGATCAAGGTGACGAATGGAACGATTGAGCTGCATGCGCCTGGGATGGTGACGTTTAAGGGGGCGGGGCATCGGTTTGTGGGGCCGGGTGGGGCGGGGGCCGACAACAGTTTGGCGGGCGGTAATCTGAAAGGCTGTAGTCCAGCAGCAGAAGGCGCGGCCCGCGAGCAAAGCGCACTCGTACCACTGGGTTAA
- the tssH gene encoding type VI secretion system ATPase TssH, whose protein sequence is MAIPLKTLIAKLNATSRQAAERAASLCMARGNYEVDLEHLFLALLENRRSDFAVAARASGIDLVALQRDLEAEIGRFQTGNTRTPAFSPYLPKLFEHGWLIASLDSQITRIRSGHLLLALLTEPSLSALAQRGSRLFGQIEADRLKHDFDRLTAGSDEQEQAVDITDDGADATQGEGGKPAAALTSTPALDQFTVDLTQSARDGRIDPVIGRDAEIRQVIDILMRRRQNNPILTGEAGVGKTAVVEGLALRVAANDVPPPLQGVTLRTLDMGLLQAGASVKGEFENRLKNVIDEVKKSPKPIILFIDEAHTIIGAGGQAGQNDAANLLKPALARGELRTIAATTWSEYKKYFEKDAALARRFQVVKVEEPSEPLAAAMLRGMAGLMERHFGVRVLDEAITEAVRLSHRYISGRQLPDKAVSVLDTACAKVALGQSATPGAIEDDQKALERLQGEINALEREQSAGAEHDTRLKALNEQRTELEQRVAQNTERLAQERALVARIQALREARESGTAQAGEEDALPVAANSDVVSIPKRKRAADKTGEQDELAKLLAELRALQGESPMVPLQVDGHVVSEIVSAWTGIPLGRMVKDELRTVLNLKPLLAARVIGQDHALDAIAQRVRTATANLEDPNKPRGVFLFAGPSGVGKTETALALADILYGGERKLITINMSEYQEAHSVSGLKGSPPGYVGYGEGGVLTEAVRRNPYSVVLLDEVEKAHPDVLEMFFQVFDKGEMDDAEGRPIDFRNTIIILTSNVGSQVIMQACLNKPADELPDTDALAELLRPTLYKAFKPAFLGRMKVVPYYPISDDVLAEIITLKLGRIRDRVAINHKAAFQWDNALVESVLARCTEVDAGARAVDHILNGTLLPQIAESVLTRMAEGGSVEKIKVGVGKNGEFKYRIN, encoded by the coding sequence ATGGCCATCCCACTCAAAACCCTGATCGCCAAGCTGAATGCGACGAGCCGGCAAGCCGCCGAGCGCGCTGCGTCGCTGTGCATGGCGCGCGGCAATTACGAGGTCGATCTCGAACACCTGTTCCTGGCGCTGCTGGAAAACCGCCGCAGCGACTTTGCCGTGGCCGCCCGCGCCAGCGGCATCGACCTGGTCGCGCTGCAACGTGACCTGGAAGCCGAGATCGGCCGCTTCCAGACCGGCAATACGCGCACGCCGGCGTTCTCGCCGTATCTACCGAAACTGTTCGAGCATGGCTGGCTGATCGCCTCGCTCGATTCGCAAATCACGCGCATCCGCTCGGGCCATCTGCTGCTGGCGCTGCTGACCGAGCCTAGCCTGTCGGCGCTCGCGCAACGGGGCTCGCGCCTGTTCGGGCAGATTGAAGCCGATCGCTTGAAGCACGACTTCGATCGGCTGACCGCCGGTTCCGACGAGCAAGAGCAGGCCGTGGACATTACCGACGACGGCGCAGACGCTACGCAAGGCGAAGGCGGCAAGCCCGCCGCGGCGCTGACGTCCACTCCCGCGCTGGACCAGTTCACCGTGGATCTGACGCAATCCGCACGCGATGGCCGCATCGACCCCGTGATCGGCCGCGATGCCGAGATCCGCCAGGTGATCGACATCCTGATGCGTCGTCGCCAGAACAACCCGATCCTCACCGGCGAAGCGGGCGTAGGCAAGACCGCTGTGGTGGAGGGCCTGGCCCTGCGCGTCGCTGCCAACGATGTGCCGCCACCGCTGCAAGGCGTGACGCTGCGCACGCTCGACATGGGGCTCTTGCAAGCGGGCGCCAGCGTCAAGGGCGAATTCGAGAACCGCCTGAAGAACGTGATCGACGAGGTGAAGAAGAGCCCGAAGCCGATCATCCTGTTCATCGACGAGGCGCACACCATCATTGGCGCAGGCGGGCAGGCCGGGCAAAACGATGCGGCCAACCTGCTCAAGCCTGCGCTTGCACGCGGCGAGCTGCGCACGATCGCGGCCACCACGTGGAGCGAATACAAGAAGTACTTCGAAAAAGACGCCGCACTGGCGCGCCGCTTCCAGGTTGTGAAGGTGGAAGAGCCCAGCGAGCCTCTGGCGGCTGCCATGCTCCGCGGCATGGCCGGGCTGATGGAGCGCCACTTTGGTGTGCGCGTGCTGGACGAGGCGATTACCGAGGCCGTGCGCTTGTCGCATCGCTATATCAGCGGCCGCCAACTTCCGGACAAGGCCGTCAGCGTGCTGGACACGGCGTGCGCCAAGGTGGCGCTGGGCCAGAGCGCCACGCCCGGCGCCATTGAAGACGACCAGAAAGCGCTCGAACGTCTGCAGGGCGAAATCAATGCGCTGGAGCGCGAGCAAAGCGCCGGTGCCGAGCACGACACGCGCCTGAAGGCGCTGAACGAGCAGCGCACGGAGCTGGAACAGCGCGTCGCGCAGAACACCGAACGTCTGGCGCAGGAGCGCGCGCTGGTCGCTCGCATTCAGGCGCTGCGCGAGGCGCGCGAAAGCGGTACCGCCCAAGCCGGCGAGGAAGACGCATTGCCCGTGGCCGCCAACAGCGACGTCGTCTCGATCCCCAAGCGCAAGCGCGCTGCCGACAAAACGGGCGAGCAGGACGAACTGGCCAAGCTGCTCGCCGAGCTGCGCGCGCTGCAGGGCGAATCGCCCATGGTGCCGCTGCAGGTGGATGGCCATGTCGTGTCGGAAATCGTGTCGGCCTGGACGGGCATTCCGCTGGGCCGCATGGTCAAGGACGAACTGCGCACGGTGCTGAACCTCAAGCCGCTGCTGGCCGCCCGCGTGATCGGGCAGGACCACGCGCTGGATGCCATCGCGCAGCGCGTGCGTACCGCCACCGCCAACCTGGAAGACCCGAACAAGCCGCGCGGCGTGTTCCTGTTTGCTGGCCCCTCGGGCGTTGGTAAGACGGAAACGGCGTTGGCACTGGCCGACATTCTCTACGGCGGTGAACGCAAGCTCATCACCATCAACATGAGCGAGTACCAGGAAGCGCACAGCGTGTCGGGCCTCAAGGGCTCGCCGCCCGGTTATGTCGGTTATGGCGAAGGCGGCGTGCTGACCGAAGCCGTGCGTCGCAACCCGTACAGCGTCGTGCTGCTGGATGAAGTCGAAAAGGCTCACCCGGACGTGCTGGAGATGTTCTTCCAGGTCTTCGACAAGGGCGAGATGGACGACGCCGAAGGCCGCCCGATCGACTTCCGCAACACCATCATCATCCTCACGTCGAACGTCGGCTCGCAGGTCATCATGCAGGCCTGCCTGAACAAGCCTGCTGACGAACTGCCCGACACCGATGCGCTGGCAGAGCTGCTGCGCCCGACGCTCTACAAGGCGTTCAAGCCCGCATTCCTGGGGCGCATGAAGGTGGTGCCGTATTACCCGATTTCCGATGATGTGCTGGCCGAGATCATCACGCTCAAGCTGGGCCGCATCCGCGATCGCGTGGCCATCAACCACAAGGCGGCGTTCCAGTGGGACAACGCGTTGGTCGAATCGGTGCTCGCACGCTGCACGGAAGTCGATGCCGGCGCCCGCGCGGTCGACCACATCCTGAACGGCACGCTGCTGCCGCAGATTGCCGAATCGGTGCTGACACGCATGGCCGAAGGCGGCAGCGTCGAGAAGATCAAGGTCGGCGTTGGTAAGAACGGCGAGTTCAAGTACCGCATCAACTAA
- the tssG gene encoding type VI secretion system baseplate subunit TssG encodes MRTPQRRIDPGVIRRLLQQPHRYQFFQAVRLLEQLFAREGGMAPEQALATRLSFRNTLSLSFPPSELQHIEAEGITAEMLETDAAFIAALEEGALDSLAITPTFFGMLGGQGALPLRYTEIVAERESLWRDRAARAFFDIFSNRATALFYLAWKKYRLPFQYEVDSTKHYLPLLLSLAGAADKTLRRDLSTTPGPILDEALAGYATAIRHRPVSAAYLQRVLSDYFQAPMRVEQFVGGWYRVPASQYTRLGSTNNLLGATALAGGRVWQRDLRVRLWVGPLKRAQYRNFLPGASGALALRKMLTILCGTTLEFEIKLILRQQDVTGSTLDNSNDGRLGWDTFLCSRPAQQDRSDAQYTLAPLH; translated from the coding sequence ATGCGCACCCCGCAGCGGCGAATCGATCCTGGTGTGATCCGGCGGCTGCTCCAGCAGCCGCACCGGTACCAGTTCTTCCAGGCCGTGCGCCTGCTGGAGCAGCTGTTCGCGCGCGAAGGCGGCATGGCGCCAGAGCAGGCGCTGGCCACGCGCCTGAGCTTTCGCAACACGCTGTCGCTGTCGTTTCCGCCCAGCGAGCTGCAGCATATCGAGGCCGAGGGCATTACCGCCGAGATGCTCGAAACCGACGCCGCGTTCATCGCTGCACTGGAAGAGGGCGCGCTCGATTCGCTGGCGATCACGCCCACGTTCTTCGGCATGCTGGGCGGCCAAGGTGCCTTGCCGCTGCGCTACACCGAAATCGTGGCCGAGCGCGAAAGCCTCTGGCGCGACCGCGCTGCACGTGCGTTCTTCGACATCTTCTCGAACCGGGCAACGGCGCTGTTCTACCTGGCGTGGAAGAAATACCGCCTGCCGTTCCAGTACGAAGTCGACAGCACCAAGCATTACCTGCCGCTGCTGCTGTCGCTGGCGGGGGCCGCTGACAAGACGCTGCGCCGCGATCTTTCCACCACGCCGGGGCCCATCCTGGACGAAGCGCTGGCCGGTTATGCCACGGCGATCCGGCATCGGCCGGTGTCTGCGGCATACCTGCAGCGCGTGCTGTCGGATTACTTTCAGGCGCCGATGCGGGTGGAGCAGTTTGTCGGCGGGTGGTATCGCGTGCCGGCGTCGCAGTACACGCGGCTGGGCAGCACCAATAACCTCCTGGGCGCCACGGCGTTGGCGGGCGGGCGGGTGTGGCAGCGCGACCTGCGCGTGCGCCTGTGGGTCGGGCCGCTCAAGCGTGCGCAGTACCGCAATTTCCTGCCGGGTGCATCGGGTGCGCTGGCGCTGCGCAAGATGTTGACCATCCTGTGCGGCACCACGCTCGAGTTCGAAATCAAGCTGATCCTGCGCCAGCAGGACGTGACCGGCAGCACGCTGGACAACAGCAACGACGGGCGCCTGGGCTGGGACACCTTCCTGTGCTCCCGCCCCGCGCAGCAGGACCGCAGCGATGCGCAATACACGCTCGCGCCGCTGCATTGA
- the tssF gene encoding type VI secretion system baseplate subunit TssF, with translation MEELLPYYERELAFLRRYSRDFAERYPKIAGRLAMSGDGCDDPHVERMIESFAFLTARVSKKLDDDYPEFTEALLEVLYPHYLRPFPSCSVAHFDVRGVAAQLSAPVTIARGTFLTTRMVRKVECRFRTAYDVTFAPVRVAAATFERAVSAPAAAQLPKGATGSIAITLEYVGERGGFESLSMDKLRVYMDGEPSFVAALGDALFLHTAAGYVEAERAGVWKRLISVPLHEVGFTKDESLIDCPARSHPAYRLLTEHFSFAEKFNFFDIDLAALRRGLTPGVPVRRLTLHLVLKDVRSDSHAARLLENLQPEHLRLHCTPVVNLFQQKADPIRIEHTASAYPVVADSRRAHGFDIYSIDNVQLVRETTAHEKVTEFRPFYSLHHGEEPGRAGHYWLARRNELIAQRSPGFETEISIVDTQFDPASPQTDTLSLTVTCTNRDLPSTLAFGQPDGDLSMEGSSIARNITFLRKPTPSMRFGGGRAAQWRLISLLALNHLSLVQNGLPTLKEMLRLHDLPRNAISARQIEGIVALDYQPATQWLAGKPFATFVRGLEVRLTLDEDAFVGTGMHRFIRVLDHFFGLYVHMNSFVQLIAVSRRTGKELVKCAPRSGESILV, from the coding sequence ATGGAAGAGCTGCTGCCTTATTACGAACGAGAACTGGCCTTCCTGCGCCGGTACTCGCGCGACTTCGCCGAGCGGTATCCGAAGATCGCCGGCCGCCTCGCCATGTCGGGCGACGGCTGCGACGATCCGCATGTCGAGCGGATGATCGAATCGTTTGCCTTCCTGACCGCACGTGTCAGCAAGAAGCTCGACGACGACTACCCCGAATTTACCGAGGCGCTGCTGGAAGTGCTGTATCCGCACTACCTGCGGCCCTTTCCATCGTGTTCCGTGGCGCATTTCGATGTGCGCGGCGTCGCGGCGCAACTGAGCGCGCCGGTCACGATTGCGCGCGGCACGTTCCTCACCACACGCATGGTGCGCAAGGTCGAATGCCGCTTCCGCACCGCATACGACGTCACGTTTGCGCCGGTGCGCGTGGCCGCGGCGACGTTCGAGCGCGCGGTGTCTGCGCCGGCCGCTGCGCAACTGCCCAAGGGCGCGACCGGCTCGATCGCCATCACGCTGGAATACGTGGGCGAACGCGGCGGTTTCGAATCGCTGTCGATGGACAAGCTGCGCGTCTACATGGACGGCGAGCCGTCCTTCGTGGCGGCGCTGGGCGATGCGCTGTTCCTGCACACGGCGGCCGGATATGTGGAAGCCGAACGCGCCGGCGTGTGGAAGCGTCTGATTTCCGTGCCGTTGCACGAAGTCGGTTTTACAAAAGACGAATCCCTGATCGATTGCCCGGCACGCTCGCACCCGGCCTATCGGCTGTTGACCGAGCACTTCAGCTTTGCCGAGAAATTCAACTTTTTCGACATCGACCTGGCTGCATTGCGACGCGGCCTGACGCCGGGCGTGCCGGTGCGCCGTCTGACGTTGCATCTGGTGCTGAAAGACGTGCGCAGCGATTCGCACGCCGCGCGTCTGCTCGAGAACCTGCAGCCCGAGCACCTGCGCCTGCATTGCACGCCCGTGGTCAATCTGTTCCAGCAGAAGGCCGATCCGATCCGCATCGAACATACGGCCAGCGCTTATCCGGTCGTGGCAGACAGCCGGCGCGCGCACGGCTTTGATATCTACTCCATCGACAACGTGCAACTGGTGCGTGAAACCACGGCGCACGAGAAGGTGACGGAGTTCCGGCCGTTCTACTCCTTGCATCACGGCGAGGAGCCCGGCCGCGCGGGGCATTACTGGCTGGCACGCCGCAACGAACTGATCGCACAGCGCAGCCCGGGTTTCGAAACGGAAATCTCCATCGTCGATACGCAGTTCGACCCCGCCAGCCCGCAGACGGACACGCTGAGCCTGACCGTCACCTGCACGAACCGGGACTTGCCTTCGACCCTGGCGTTTGGCCAGCCGGATGGCGATCTGTCGATGGAAGGCAGTTCCATCGCCCGCAACATCACCTTCCTGCGCAAGCCGACGCCGTCAATGCGGTTTGGCGGCGGGCGCGCGGCGCAGTGGCGGTTGATCTCGTTGCTGGCGCTCAACCATCTGTCGCTCGTGCAGAACGGTCTGCCGACGCTGAAAGAGATGCTGCGCCTGCACGACCTGCCGCGCAATGCGATCTCGGCGCGGCAGATCGAAGGCATCGTCGCGCTCGATTACCAACCGGCGACGCAGTGGCTGGCCGGCAAGCCGTTCGCCACCTTCGTGCGCGGCCTGGAGGTGCGCCTCACGCTGGATGAAGACGCCTTTGTGGGCACCGGCATGCACCGGTTCATCCGTGTGCTGGACCACTTCTTCGGCCTGTACGTCCACATGAACAGCTTTGTGCAGTTGATTGCGGTCTCGCGCCGCACCGGCAAGGAATTGGTCAAATGCGCACCCCGCAGCGGCGAATCGATCCTGGTGTGA
- the tssE gene encoding type VI secretion system baseplate subunit TssE yields MKGFEPSLLDKLFDDEPHAPMPTALRQLSLEELKSTVARDIESLLNTRIVLEEEDLHGLPECKRSLLTYGLNDFSGLSLASFYDRNYICQSLTKAIERHEPRLQHVNVSLEINERATNALCFGISAVLLVGPAREPVSFDAMLQPSTLRYSVSRGRG; encoded by the coding sequence ATGAAAGGCTTCGAACCCAGCCTGCTCGACAAGCTCTTCGACGACGAGCCGCACGCGCCCATGCCCACGGCATTGCGCCAGCTCTCGCTTGAAGAACTCAAGAGCACCGTGGCACGCGACATTGAATCCTTGCTCAACACTCGCATCGTGTTGGAAGAAGAGGATTTGCACGGCTTGCCCGAATGCAAGCGGTCGTTGCTCACGTATGGCCTGAACGATTTTTCCGGCCTGAGCCTGGCCAGTTTCTACGACCGCAACTACATCTGCCAGTCGCTGACCAAGGCGATCGAGCGGCACGAGCCGCGCCTGCAGCATGTGAATGTGTCGCTGGAAATCAATGAACGCGCGACCAATGCTTTGTGCTTTGGGATCAGCGCAGTGCTGCTGGTGGGGCCCGCACGCGAGCCCGTGAGTTTTGACGCCATGCTGCAACCGTCGACGCTGCGGTATTCCGTGTCACGCGGACGCGGCTGA
- a CDS encoding Hcp family type VI secretion system effector: protein MKDIYVKFDSPAIKGESQDKDHKDWIEINSWSQAISQPRSATASTAGGHTAERCEHRDMVFTKDLDVVSPLLYQHASGGTTFGEVTIEFFRADGEGNRVKYLEVKLKNAILSEVDSQVVAQGIPTDTFSLRYAAVQWKYTQQKSAGGQGGNSQGAWSLTKNDKTYSV from the coding sequence ATGAAGGATATCTACGTCAAGTTCGACAGCCCGGCAATCAAGGGGGAGTCGCAAGACAAGGATCACAAGGACTGGATCGAAATCAACAGCTGGTCGCAGGCCATCAGCCAACCGCGTTCGGCCACGGCTTCGACCGCCGGCGGCCACACGGCTGAGCGTTGCGAGCACCGCGACATGGTCTTCACGAAGGATCTGGACGTCGTCAGCCCGCTGCTGTACCAGCACGCTTCGGGCGGCACGACGTTCGGTGAAGTGACCATCGAATTCTTCCGCGCAGATGGCGAAGGCAACCGCGTGAAGTACCTCGAAGTCAAGCTGAAGAACGCCATCCTGAGCGAAGTCGATTCGCAAGTGGTGGCCCAGGGCATCCCGACCGACACGTTCAGCCTGCGCTACGCCGCTGTGCAATGGAAGTACACGCAGCAGAAGAGCGCCGGCGGCCAAGGCGGCAATTCGCAAGGCGCCTGGAGCCTCACCAAGAACGACAAGACCTACTCGGTTTAA
- the tssC gene encoding type VI secretion system contractile sheath large subunit translates to MLENQSAAQGASVAEEVSLLDSIVEQSRVAKSDSERARAKDIIGELASQVLSGTVVVSENLSATLDARVAELDRLISQQLSAIMHAPEFQKLESTWRGLHYLVKETSTGQTIKIKALNATKRDLTKDFKTAIEFDQSALFKKVYEEEFGTFGGAPFGALIGDYEITRQPEDMYFIEQMAHVAAASHAPFIASSSPELLGLESFADLGKPRDLAKVFDTVEYAKWKSFRDSEDSRYVGLTLPRFLGRLPYNPKDGTVVESFNFVEDVDGTDHSKYLWCNAAWAFGARLTAAFDDFGWCAAIRGVEGGGLVEDLPTHTFKTDDGEIALKCPTEIAITDRREKELSDLGFIPLVHCKNTDYAAFFAAQSAQKAKKYDSDSANANAVLSAQLQYIFSVSRVAHYLKAMMRDKIGSFASAKNVETFLNRWISQYVLLDDNATQEQKAQFPLREASIQVAEVPGKPGTYRSVAFLRPHFQLDELSISLRLVADLPKSANS, encoded by the coding sequence ATGCTTGAGAACCAATCCGCTGCGCAAGGCGCCTCGGTTGCGGAAGAGGTGAGCCTGCTCGACAGCATCGTCGAGCAAAGCCGCGTCGCCAAGTCCGATTCCGAGCGCGCGCGCGCAAAAGACATCATCGGCGAGCTGGCAAGCCAGGTACTGAGCGGCACCGTGGTGGTGTCCGAGAACCTGTCGGCCACGCTCGATGCACGTGTGGCCGAGCTGGACCGCCTGATCTCGCAGCAGCTGAGCGCGATCATGCACGCGCCGGAATTCCAGAAGCTGGAATCCACCTGGCGCGGGCTGCACTACCTCGTCAAGGAAACGAGCACTGGCCAGACGATCAAGATCAAGGCGCTCAACGCGACCAAGCGTGACCTGACGAAGGACTTCAAGACCGCCATCGAGTTTGACCAGAGCGCGCTGTTCAAGAAGGTCTACGAAGAAGAATTCGGCACCTTCGGCGGGGCCCCGTTCGGCGCGCTGATCGGCGACTACGAAATCACGCGTCAGCCCGAAGACATGTACTTCATCGAGCAGATGGCGCACGTGGCTGCGGCTTCGCACGCACCGTTCATCGCCTCGTCGTCGCCGGAGCTGCTGGGACTGGAATCGTTTGCCGACCTGGGCAAGCCGCGCGACCTGGCGAAGGTGTTCGACACGGTCGAATACGCCAAGTGGAAGTCGTTCCGTGACTCGGAAGATTCGCGCTACGTCGGTCTGACGTTGCCGCGCTTCCTGGGCCGTCTGCCGTACAACCCGAAGGACGGCACCGTGGTCGAGAGCTTCAACTTTGTTGAAGACGTGGATGGCACCGATCACAGCAAGTACCTGTGGTGCAACGCCGCCTGGGCGTTCGGCGCGCGCCTGACCGCGGCGTTTGACGACTTCGGCTGGTGCGCTGCCATCCGCGGTGTGGAGGGCGGCGGCCTGGTCGAAGACCTGCCGACGCACACCTTCAAGACCGACGACGGCGAAATCGCACTCAAGTGCCCGACTGAAATCGCCATCACCGACCGCCGCGAGAAGGAACTGAGCGACCTCGGCTTCATCCCGCTCGTGCATTGCAAGAACACGGATTACGCCGCGTTCTTCGCTGCGCAGTCGGCGCAGAAGGCGAAGAAGTATGACTCCGACAGCGCAAACGCCAATGCGGTGCTGTCTGCGCAGCTGCAGTACATCTTCTCGGTATCGCGCGTGGCGCATTACCTGAAGGCGATGATGCGCGACAAGATCGGCAGCTTTGCCTCGGCCAAGAACGTTGAGACGTTCCTGAACCGCTGGATCTCGCAGTACGTGCTGCTGGACGACAACGCCACGCAAGAACAGAAGGCGCAATTCCCGCTGCGCGAGGCGTCGATCCAGGTGGCGGAGGTGCCGGGCAAGCCGGGCACGTATCGCTCGGTGGCGTTCCTGCGGCCGCACTTCCAGCTCGATGAACTGTCGATCTCGCTGCGCCTCGTGGCGGATCTGCCCAAGTCGGCCAACTCGTAA